From a single Shewanella donghaensis genomic region:
- a CDS encoding TonB-dependent receptor, protein MFSSNKRLTAVAIACAFSSSSVFAEDSSLTNPNISAVLDGFYQSGDRGLGGRSEGFGLGETELAISANIDDMFYGKVTAILEVHDGDTEIELEEAFIQTMAMPGGFGIRAGRFLSDIGYLNNQHIHTDSFSDRPAAYRAFMGGHYFDDGVRLTYVAPTDLYWTMGIEAFSGEKMRAEDEHDERDFNSVGVYSAFTKFGGDIGYSSSWQVGLSYLRNENGKTYLEDEHEPHADDDHDDHEGHSHSASYTGENTYIADFVYKWAPNGNYKYQHLTVSGEYFRVSDIFSFEEDHDHEHDLLSTDSDDYHQGWYLSSVYQFSPNWSAGIRYGEVDTFEAHGDHLDPQKLKETELSLAWHYSHFSTVRLQYTNQQGTNFDGFEDDNILTLQYVMTLGAHGAHQF, encoded by the coding sequence ATGTTTAGTTCAAACAAACGACTGACAGCAGTTGCGATCGCGTGTGCATTTTCATCAAGTTCTGTTTTTGCAGAAGATTCTAGCTTAACTAATCCCAACATTAGTGCGGTATTGGATGGTTTTTACCAGTCAGGAGACCGTGGTTTAGGCGGGCGAAGTGAAGGTTTCGGCTTAGGTGAAACTGAGCTGGCCATCAGTGCCAATATCGATGATATGTTCTACGGCAAAGTCACGGCAATATTAGAAGTGCACGATGGCGATACTGAGATCGAGCTTGAAGAAGCCTTTATTCAAACTATGGCGATGCCGGGTGGCTTTGGTATTCGTGCTGGTCGTTTTTTATCAGATATTGGTTATTTAAATAATCAACACATCCATACCGACTCTTTTTCTGATCGTCCTGCTGCTTACCGCGCCTTTATGGGTGGCCATTATTTTGATGATGGTGTTAGGTTAACCTATGTTGCGCCAACAGACTTATATTGGACTATGGGTATTGAAGCCTTTAGCGGTGAAAAAATGCGTGCTGAAGATGAGCATGATGAACGTGACTTTAATTCTGTGGGTGTTTACTCTGCTTTCACTAAATTTGGTGGTGACATCGGTTATTCAAGCTCTTGGCAAGTCGGTCTAAGCTACTTACGTAATGAAAATGGTAAAACTTATCTAGAAGATGAACATGAACCTCATGCGGATGATGATCACGATGACCACGAGGGCCACAGTCATAGTGCATCATACACAGGTGAGAATACTTATATTGCTGATTTTGTTTATAAATGGGCACCTAATGGAAACTATAAGTACCAGCATTTAACTGTGAGCGGTGAGTATTTCCGTGTTTCAGATATTTTCTCATTTGAAGAAGATCATGATCATGAACACGACTTATTAAGTACAGACAGTGATGATTATCATCAAGGTTGGTATTTAAGCAGTGTTTATCAATTCTCACCAAATTGGTCTGCAGGCATACGTTACGGCGAAGTGGATACCTTTGAAGCGCATGGTGATCATTTAGACCCACAAAAATTGAAAGAAACTGAATTGAGCTTGGCATGGCATTACAGTCACTTTTCAACCGTTCGTCTGCAATATACTAATCAGCAAGGGACAAACTTTGATGGTTTTGAAGACGACAACATCCTTACACTACAATACGTAATGACATTAGGAGCTCACGGTGCGCATCAATTCTAA
- a CDS encoding MaoC family dehydratase translates to MSNDYSIALTSMPSLISLYSKILLTRKPGWDQQPLPKIHVQADGISISDNKIRQYADVCKFDYDGKVLPPTYLYTLVFRLHATIFTHKGITFPLLGMIHLKNSISLHRAINADEVFNVECNLISSQTTDTGLEFELESKVYVGEELVWEALSTYLYRIESKGRRARPPRASDMVWENVNTWSLPEDLGRQYAKASGDYNLIHLHPIVSKRFGFDRVLAHGMWSKARCLSGLMQFIGDRPFKLDVEFKLPVFMPSEVTFAFESMENGKRFEMRDIKGRRPHLLGTMSYLD, encoded by the coding sequence TTGAGTAACGATTACTCTATAGCATTAACATCAATGCCGTCGTTGATATCTTTATATAGCAAAATTTTATTGACTCGCAAGCCTGGTTGGGATCAACAGCCATTGCCTAAGATCCATGTGCAAGCTGACGGTATTTCTATATCAGATAACAAAATTCGTCAGTATGCGGATGTGTGCAAGTTTGATTATGATGGCAAAGTGTTACCGCCAACTTATTTATATACACTTGTGTTTAGATTGCATGCGACAATTTTTACCCATAAAGGGATTACTTTTCCTTTGTTGGGTATGATTCATTTGAAAAACAGCATTAGTTTGCACAGAGCTATCAATGCTGATGAAGTGTTCAATGTTGAGTGTAATCTGATATCTAGTCAAACCACCGATACAGGGCTTGAATTTGAGCTTGAATCTAAAGTCTATGTGGGTGAAGAACTGGTTTGGGAAGCACTCTCGACTTACCTATATCGAATCGAATCGAAGGGAAGAAGAGCTAGACCACCACGTGCATCAGATATGGTTTGGGAAAATGTTAATACCTGGTCATTACCTGAAGATTTAGGTCGTCAGTATGCCAAAGCATCTGGTGATTATAACCTTATTCATTTACACCCCATTGTCTCGAAACGGTTTGGGTTTGATCGTGTGCTAGCACATGGTATGTGGTCAAAAGCGCGATGCTTGTCTGGCTTAATGCAGTTTATTGGTGATAGACCCTTTAAGCTTGATGTCGAGTTTAAATTGCCCGTATTTATGCCATCAGAGGTGACTTTTGCTTTTGAAAGTATGGAAAATGGTAAACGATTCGAAATGCGAGATATTAAAGGTCGCCGCCCTCATCTGTTAGGCACCATGTCTTACTTAGATTAA
- a CDS encoding metal ABC transporter permease: MFEFELLIILFPAFIAGLLVLSTHVVLGRQVLKRGIIFIDLAIAQVAALGAIVAHMDHTIEELPYSHVWMPALFALAGAGFIAWLSKRFPAELEAFIGCFYVLSAVGAMLLLSNDPHGAELLKQLMSGQILWVNWSQLVLPAVVSVAILALIAFKPNILEGAGFYFLFAIVITLSVELVGVYLVFSTLILPGLALNQYVGKHALALAYVVGFVGYLTGLILSASYDLPSGAAIVAALAVSAICMRLLLSFSSKNSNSKQADS, translated from the coding sequence ATGTTTGAGTTCGAGCTGCTAATCATTTTGTTTCCGGCATTTATTGCTGGTTTACTTGTGTTGTCTACCCACGTGGTGTTAGGGCGGCAAGTACTTAAACGTGGCATTATTTTCATCGACTTGGCCATTGCTCAAGTGGCTGCACTCGGTGCGATAGTCGCTCACATGGATCACACTATTGAGGAGTTACCTTATTCTCATGTGTGGATGCCGGCATTATTTGCCCTTGCTGGTGCAGGTTTTATTGCGTGGTTGTCTAAGCGTTTTCCTGCTGAGTTAGAGGCATTTATTGGCTGTTTTTATGTACTGAGTGCAGTGGGGGCAATGTTATTGTTATCTAACGACCCCCATGGCGCAGAATTACTGAAACAGCTAATGTCTGGACAAATTTTGTGGGTGAATTGGTCGCAGCTAGTGTTACCCGCTGTCGTGTCGGTAGCAATTTTAGCGTTAATTGCATTCAAACCTAACATACTCGAAGGCGCTGGTTTCTACTTTTTATTCGCGATAGTCATAACACTATCGGTTGAATTAGTCGGTGTTTACCTTGTTTTCAGTACGTTAATACTACCTGGATTGGCGCTAAATCAGTATGTTGGCAAACATGCTTTGGCGCTGGCTTATGTGGTTGGGTTTGTTGGTTATCTAACAGGGCTTATACTCTCAGCCAGTTATGATCTACCTAGCGGCGCAGCAATTGTAGCGGCCTTGGCTGTCAGTGCTATTTGCATGCGTTTACTGTTGAGTTTTAGCAGTAAAAACAGCAATAGCAAACAAGCTGATAGTTAG
- a CDS encoding mechanosensitive ion channel family protein codes for MPRILIVLCCLLSLMSFSESSFAVETNTNTINKIDKLQKVIDADINYLQSAKGELKNISEFRIRNKTNQLREQLDILISQPDPDLVYLTPKVEQQLAFLDTVGKYLDADITALKLTLGGDNDTASMQAIIKREEDRDHYLQAELETINWGTTLNINVEAAKAALTDELTIRADYLESLTNYTQNQLLHAVDEASNAGADITAEQKNQVADLKNRLAQHSSSLSIAADILENLGQDTAQIKQTLFSVSGDITQDVLNFDVASSLAQEWMTIAKNQALENGTGLTFKIVIFLVILFLTSLVAKIVRKVVRKAVNSSKLKFSVLLQDFFTSISGNVVFALGLLIALSQLGFELAPLLAGFGIAGVIIGFALQDTLSNFASGMMILIYRPYDVGDLINAAGVTGRVSHMSLVSTTVKTLDNQRLIIPNNKIWGDTINNITVENERRVDMTFGIGYGDDIPKAEKILTDIVLAHPKVKKTPEPTIRLHTLGESSVDFVVRPWANPVDYWEVYWDITREVKMQFDAQGVSIPFPQRDVHIYHEKAQD; via the coding sequence ATGCCCAGAATTTTGATTGTTTTATGCTGTTTGTTAAGCCTTATGAGCTTTTCTGAATCCAGTTTTGCTGTTGAAACAAATACAAATACCATCAATAAAATTGATAAGTTACAAAAAGTTATCGATGCTGATATTAATTATTTACAAAGTGCTAAAGGCGAGCTAAAAAATATTAGTGAGTTCCGTATACGCAATAAAACCAACCAACTACGTGAACAATTAGATATATTAATTAGTCAACCTGACCCTGATTTAGTCTACCTAACGCCAAAAGTCGAACAACAACTGGCCTTCCTTGATACTGTCGGTAAATATTTAGATGCTGATATTACGGCGTTAAAGCTTACATTAGGTGGCGATAATGACACTGCAAGCATGCAAGCTATCATTAAGCGTGAAGAAGATAGAGATCATTACCTTCAAGCTGAGTTAGAAACCATTAATTGGGGAACAACGTTAAACATCAATGTAGAGGCAGCTAAAGCTGCATTGACAGATGAACTGACCATAAGAGCGGATTATCTAGAGAGTTTAACCAACTATACTCAAAATCAATTATTGCATGCTGTTGATGAAGCCTCCAATGCTGGCGCAGATATTACCGCCGAGCAAAAAAACCAAGTTGCAGACTTAAAAAATAGACTAGCTCAACATAGCAGCAGCTTAAGTATCGCCGCTGACATACTCGAAAATCTAGGGCAAGACACTGCCCAAATTAAACAAACCCTATTTAGTGTATCAGGCGATATTACTCAAGATGTTTTAAACTTTGATGTGGCATCAAGTTTGGCACAAGAGTGGATGACAATAGCGAAGAATCAAGCCCTAGAAAATGGCACTGGATTAACATTCAAAATTGTCATCTTTTTGGTCATTCTATTCTTAACCAGTTTGGTTGCGAAAATAGTAAGAAAAGTCGTCCGTAAAGCAGTCAACTCTTCAAAGCTTAAATTTAGCGTACTGCTACAAGATTTCTTTACCTCGATTTCAGGTAATGTCGTTTTCGCTTTAGGCTTATTGATTGCACTATCTCAACTTGGCTTTGAACTCGCTCCCTTACTTGCTGGTTTCGGTATTGCCGGTGTGATTATCGGTTTTGCATTGCAAGATACCTTATCTAACTTTGCATCAGGCATGATGATTCTGATCTACCGTCCTTATGATGTGGGTGACTTGATTAACGCAGCAGGGGTAACCGGTCGTGTAAGCCATATGAGCTTAGTATCAACCACAGTTAAAACCCTTGATAACCAGCGACTTATTATTCCAAACAACAAAATTTGGGGCGATACCATTAATAATATTACCGTGGAGAATGAGCGACGCGTTGATATGACATTTGGCATTGGCTACGGCGATGATATCCCTAAAGCGGAAAAAATCTTAACTGACATCGTACTAGCGCATCCAAAAGTGAAGAAAACTCCAGAACCTACGATTAGATTGCATACCCTAGGTGAATCATCCGTTGATTTTGTAGTACGCCCTTGGGCAAACCCAGTTGATTACTGGGAAGTTTACTGGGACATCACCCGTGAAGTGAAAATGCAATTTGATGCACAAGGTGTCAGCATTCCATTCCCGCAACGCGATGTGCATATTTATCATGAAAAGGCACAAGATTAA
- a CDS encoding ABC-type zinc uptake system zinc chaperone — MDETNPVRLSKQMRQHIAMWLSAMLVLLSFAASAHESIHKHESINTDCTLCFHQHQLQKSLPSSHFSIAIVRQRFESTDDVVVKTRASHQSYYHSRAPPVLR, encoded by the coding sequence ATGGATGAGACGAACCCAGTGAGACTTTCTAAGCAAATGAGACAACATATTGCGATGTGGCTTTCAGCCATGCTCGTACTATTGTCATTTGCGGCGTCTGCTCACGAGTCAATCCATAAGCACGAAAGCATAAATACCGACTGTACTTTATGTTTCCATCAGCACCAGTTACAAAAATCACTTCCCAGTAGCCATTTTAGCATCGCCATCGTTCGTCAGCGTTTTGAGTCGACTGACGATGTTGTGGTTAAAACACGGGCTTCACACCAATCTTATTACCACAGCCGCGCGCCACCCGTTCTCCGCTAA
- a CDS encoding metal ABC transporter solute-binding protein, Zn/Mn family gives MRINSKKVIIAATLLAGLVSSSANAAFNVFACEPEYAALTEALAPNAKVYSATSALQDPHQVQARPSLIAKMRQADLVVCAGADLEIGWLPMLQMKASNNKVLSTDTGLFYAAEHIETLDQLTQVDRSMGDVHAKGNPHLHFDPRKFLKVAQALSAKLTELDPSSAAEYQASLAEFTEQWQQAIPRWEEKAQQLKGKKVIAYHSSFRYLFNWLAIEQVADLEPKPGLPPSSSHLAKLVNRGQQGDIMAIVVASYQDERGANWLGERTDLPVVVVPMSVGGNDQSHDLISLYDSVLTILTEVE, from the coding sequence GTGCGCATCAATTCTAAGAAAGTAATTATCGCGGCAACGCTATTAGCCGGCTTAGTGAGTTCATCAGCTAATGCTGCATTTAACGTGTTTGCCTGTGAGCCTGAATATGCGGCGTTAACAGAGGCATTAGCCCCTAACGCAAAAGTGTATTCAGCAACCAGTGCTTTGCAAGATCCGCATCAAGTACAGGCGCGTCCAAGTCTTATCGCTAAAATGCGTCAAGCTGATTTAGTGGTTTGTGCTGGTGCCGACCTTGAAATCGGCTGGTTACCTATGTTGCAGATGAAAGCCTCTAACAATAAGGTGCTTTCAACTGACACAGGGCTTTTCTATGCTGCTGAGCATATCGAAACATTGGATCAATTGACTCAAGTCGATCGTTCAATGGGCGATGTGCATGCTAAAGGTAATCCTCACTTACATTTTGACCCAAGAAAATTTCTGAAGGTGGCGCAAGCGCTATCGGCAAAATTGACTGAGTTAGACCCAAGTTCTGCTGCTGAATACCAAGCGTCATTAGCTGAGTTTACTGAGCAATGGCAGCAAGCGATTCCTCGTTGGGAAGAAAAAGCCCAGCAGCTTAAGGGAAAAAAAGTCATTGCTTACCACTCAAGCTTTAGATATTTGTTTAACTGGCTTGCTATTGAGCAAGTGGCAGATCTTGAACCAAAGCCAGGGCTACCACCAAGTAGCAGCCATCTAGCTAAGCTGGTTAATCGTGGTCAACAGGGCGATATTATGGCGATAGTCGTGGCATCTTATCAAGATGAGCGCGGGGCAAATTGGCTTGGTGAACGTACTGATTTACCCGTTGTCGTTGTACCTATGTCAGTAGGCGGTAATGATCAAAGCCATGACCTTATTAGTCTATATGATAGCGTATTGACGATATTAACTGAGGTGGAATAG